A part of Melittangium boletus DSM 14713 genomic DNA contains:
- a CDS encoding RIO1 family regulatory kinase/ATPase → MNEALQVLLTDGVIDEVVGRLKSGKEADVYLVRHGGEVVAAKIYKEREHRNFRNNSGYREGRQVRNSRTARAIAKGSRFGVAAAEDAWKTAEVEALFKLHAAGVCVPRPVMFYEGVLLMELVLDLEGHPAPRLEEAQLTAEEASALYFDLRNQAIRMLCCDLIHGDLSAFNILLGNRGATIIDLPQVVDAAANSQAEFFFKRDVENLRRYFETVDPSLRARSGDAFEIWRAYVKRELTPDFEPTGRFQGEASRERRFSGGPRGGGDNRGPRPQGNNFPPGGRPPGNRPPGDRPPRREGENQGQGQGQRPWRGEARADARSGPPPQQGPREPRPPREQQGPPRDSRPGGPRGFRDQRPPRGDRPPPRGGRDVPRQGGEQGRPMDRRGQGNPGPQVSYVQKNGGGAPPPSKPEDES, encoded by the coding sequence ATGAACGAAGCGCTCCAAGTCCTGCTGACCGATGGTGTGATTGACGAAGTCGTGGGCCGCCTCAAGAGTGGCAAGGAGGCGGACGTGTACCTTGTGCGTCATGGCGGCGAGGTCGTCGCGGCCAAGATCTACAAGGAGCGCGAGCACCGCAACTTCCGCAACAACTCGGGCTACCGCGAGGGGCGCCAGGTGCGCAACAGCCGGACGGCGCGCGCCATCGCGAAGGGCAGCCGCTTCGGGGTCGCGGCGGCGGAGGATGCCTGGAAGACCGCCGAGGTGGAGGCGCTGTTCAAGCTGCACGCCGCGGGCGTGTGCGTGCCCCGTCCGGTGATGTTCTACGAGGGCGTGCTCCTCATGGAGCTGGTGCTGGACCTGGAAGGGCACCCGGCGCCGCGTCTGGAGGAAGCGCAGCTCACGGCGGAAGAGGCCTCGGCGCTCTACTTCGACCTGCGCAACCAGGCCATCCGGATGCTGTGTTGCGATCTCATCCACGGCGACCTGTCCGCGTTCAACATCCTCTTGGGCAACCGGGGCGCCACCATCATCGACCTGCCGCAGGTGGTGGACGCGGCGGCCAACAGCCAGGCGGAGTTCTTCTTCAAGCGCGACGTGGAGAACCTGCGCCGCTACTTCGAGACGGTGGACCCGAGCCTGCGCGCGCGCTCCGGGGACGCGTTCGAGATCTGGCGCGCCTACGTGAAGCGCGAGCTGACGCCGGACTTCGAGCCCACGGGCCGCTTCCAGGGCGAGGCCTCGCGGGAGCGCCGTTTCTCCGGAGGCCCTCGGGGTGGCGGCGACAACCGGGGTCCGCGTCCGCAGGGGAACAACTTCCCACCGGGAGGCCGGCCCCCGGGCAATCGTCCCCCGGGCGATCGTCCTCCCCGCCGGGAGGGCGAGAACCAGGGACAGGGACAGGGCCAGCGTCCGTGGCGGGGCGAGGCCCGGGCGGATGCGCGCTCCGGGCCGCCGCCTCAGCAGGGGCCTCGCGAGCCGAGACCGCCCCGTGAGCAACAGGGGCCTCCCCGCGATTCGAGGCCGGGTGGGCCGAGGGGTTTCAGGGATCAGCGTCCTCCCCGGGGCGATCGTCCTCCTCCGCGAGGGGGCCGGGACGTTCCACGTCAGGGGGGAGAGCAAGGGCGTCCCATGGACCGCCGGGGCCAGGGCAACCCGGGTCCTCAGGTGTCGTACGTGCAGAAGAACGGGGGGGGCGCTCCTCCGCCGTCGAAACCCGAGGACGAGTCCTAG
- a CDS encoding phytoene desaturase family protein, with protein MLRHVIVVGAGPGGLSAAINLAGLGLKVTVVEKDAVPGGRMKGLTLGDAGEYAVDTGPSILQLPGVLESLFTRAGKRIADYVKLMPLDTNTRVHFWDGTHLDTTRDVERMERELSRFGPDKAPALRRWLAEGREKYPLAYEKFMATPADSLGYYAPWRLFPTLRFKPWQTLYAHLDGFFHDDRITYALAYPSKYLGLHPTSCSSVFGVIPYLELAFGVWHVEGGFRALARGMMKCAEDLGATFRLGSAVEQVLVEYGRAVGVRLAGGERLEADAVVVNADLPYAAQRLVPAEARAGTRLTDEALGRAKYSCSTFMAYYGVDRVWDDLPHHLIYLSDSARRTDAEALEDRSMNVEDPPFYVCNPCVTDRSGAPEGHSTLYVLVPTPNTSRDVDWAATERTLRERIPSLLEKVGLKGVREHIRAERYFTAETWRDDFNVFRGAVFNLSHTWMQLGPMRPHVKSPNVEGLYWVGGGTHPGSGLLTIMESANIAADYLSREAGKGPLPLWPYVPSSDQTPPVPQARVG; from the coding sequence ATGCTACGTCACGTCATCGTCGTGGGCGCGGGTCCTGGAGGTCTGTCGGCGGCCATCAACCTGGCGGGGCTGGGGTTGAAGGTCACGGTGGTGGAGAAGGACGCCGTGCCCGGTGGGCGCATGAAGGGGCTCACCCTGGGGGACGCGGGCGAGTACGCCGTGGACACCGGGCCCTCCATCCTCCAACTCCCCGGAGTGCTCGAGAGCCTCTTCACGCGCGCGGGCAAGCGCATCGCGGACTACGTGAAGCTCATGCCGCTGGACACCAACACCCGGGTGCATTTCTGGGATGGCACGCACCTGGACACCACGCGGGACGTGGAGCGCATGGAGCGCGAGCTGTCCCGGTTCGGTCCGGACAAGGCGCCCGCGCTGCGCCGCTGGCTCGCGGAGGGCCGGGAGAAGTACCCGCTCGCGTACGAGAAGTTCATGGCGACGCCGGCGGACAGCCTCGGCTACTACGCGCCCTGGCGGCTGTTTCCCACGCTGCGCTTCAAGCCATGGCAGACGCTCTACGCGCACCTGGATGGCTTCTTCCACGACGACCGCATCACCTACGCGCTGGCCTATCCCTCCAAGTACCTGGGGCTGCACCCCACCAGTTGCTCCTCGGTGTTCGGCGTCATTCCCTACCTGGAACTCGCCTTCGGGGTGTGGCACGTGGAGGGCGGCTTCCGGGCGCTCGCGCGGGGGATGATGAAGTGCGCGGAGGACCTGGGGGCCACCTTCCGGTTGGGCTCCGCGGTGGAGCAGGTCCTGGTGGAGTACGGCCGGGCGGTGGGCGTGCGTCTCGCGGGAGGGGAGCGGCTGGAGGCGGACGCGGTGGTGGTCAACGCGGACCTGCCCTACGCGGCGCAGCGCCTGGTGCCCGCGGAGGCGCGCGCCGGCACGCGGCTGACGGACGAGGCGCTCGGGCGGGCGAAGTATTCGTGCAGCACCTTCATGGCCTACTACGGCGTGGATCGCGTCTGGGATGACCTGCCCCACCACCTCATCTACCTGTCGGACAGCGCGCGGCGCACGGATGCCGAGGCGCTGGAGGATCGCTCGATGAACGTGGAGGATCCGCCCTTCTACGTCTGCAATCCCTGCGTGACGGACAGGAGCGGCGCGCCCGAGGGCCATTCCACGCTGTATGTCCTGGTGCCCACGCCGAACACGTCCCGGGACGTGGACTGGGCCGCCACCGAGCGCACCTTGCGCGAGCGCATCCCCTCCCTGCTGGAGAAGGTGGGACTCAAGGGCGTACGGGAGCACATCCGGGCCGAGCGCTACTTCACGGCGGAGACGTGGCGGGACGACTTCAATGTCTTCCGGGGGGCGGTGTTCAACCTCTCCCATACCTGGATGCAATTGGGGCCCATGCGCCCCCACGTGAAGAGCCCCAACGTGGAGGGCTTGTACTGGGTGGGAGGTGGCACGCATCCGGGCAGTGGGCTGCTCACCATCATGGAGAGCGCCAATATCGCCGCGGACTACCTGTCGCGGGAGGCGGGCAAGGGCCCCCTGCCTCTCTGGCCATATGTCCCGTCGAGCGACCAGACGCCGCCCGTGCCCCAGGCGCGCGTGGGCTGA
- a CDS encoding cation:proton antiporter, giving the protein MHDALTLSAVSLLIVQFIVIIGLSRLLGRGMRWIGQPLVIAEVLAGILLGPSLLGWIAPGAMETLFPSSSLPVLKMLSQVGLILFMFLIGLELDPKLLKGRGHASVVISHTSIVVPFALGAGAAYWFYPRLSEPSVPFSSFVLFMGVAMSITAFPVLARILTERRLMQSKVGALAITCAAVDDVTAWCLLAFVVSIVRATGPNQAAITTLIALGYIAFMLGVVRPFLARLGARVASREGLNQNVVALTLLLLLASALATEIIGIHALFGAFLFGSIIPKEGGLAEALAEKLEDVAVVLLLPLFFAFSGLRTQVGLLNTPENWAMCGLIILLACLGKFGGSAVAARLTGSRWREAGAIGILMNTRGLMELIVLNLGLDLGVISPTLFTMMVVMALVTTFLTSPLLRVIYPPEELALERAVPVAPVADAPAPFRLLMCVSHGQTGTGMVTLGRALTGGTQSPSELYALHLIPPSDRASFLLRHSPDSQGTPHGDDKQGPMANLLSRASESGLDVRPLSFMSAEPGLDICRTAEAKQADLIVLGWHKPLFGKTVLGGTVHEVMREASSDVAVLVDRGLETVRRVLVPFNGSRHDRAALGLARRLRTCAGVEVTVLHVTSPALPHGRPTSLTLVQELFPESSGGVHFKVVAHASPEDAVLAEASSGGYDLVVVGVGAEWGLEGHLFGLHRERIVSDSRLSLLVVRQPRPAEEPAHAAQREEAPAPLRQASGTPS; this is encoded by the coding sequence ATGCACGACGCCCTGACTCTCAGTGCGGTCAGCCTGCTCATCGTCCAGTTCATCGTCATCATCGGCCTGTCCCGGCTGCTGGGACGGGGCATGCGGTGGATAGGCCAACCCCTGGTCATCGCCGAGGTGCTCGCGGGCATCCTCCTGGGCCCGTCCCTGCTGGGCTGGATTGCACCCGGAGCGATGGAGACGCTCTTTCCGTCGAGCTCGCTGCCGGTGCTCAAGATGCTCAGCCAGGTGGGCCTCATCCTCTTCATGTTCCTCATCGGACTGGAGCTGGATCCCAAGCTGCTCAAGGGCCGGGGACATGCCTCGGTGGTCATCAGCCACACGAGCATCGTGGTGCCCTTCGCGCTGGGCGCCGGAGCGGCCTACTGGTTCTACCCCCGGCTGAGCGAGCCGTCGGTGCCCTTCTCCTCGTTCGTGCTCTTCATGGGCGTGGCGATGAGCATCACGGCGTTTCCGGTGCTCGCGCGCATCCTCACCGAGCGGCGGCTGATGCAGTCGAAGGTGGGGGCGCTGGCCATCACCTGCGCGGCGGTGGACGACGTGACGGCGTGGTGCCTGCTCGCGTTCGTGGTGTCCATCGTGCGCGCCACGGGCCCCAACCAGGCGGCCATCACCACGCTCATCGCCCTGGGCTATATCGCCTTCATGCTCGGCGTGGTGCGCCCCTTCCTCGCCCGGCTGGGCGCGCGCGTGGCCAGCCGCGAGGGGCTCAACCAGAACGTGGTGGCGCTCACGCTGCTGCTGCTGCTCGCCTCGGCGCTGGCCACGGAGATCATCGGCATCCACGCGCTCTTCGGCGCCTTCCTCTTCGGCTCCATCATCCCCAAGGAGGGAGGGCTGGCCGAGGCGCTGGCGGAGAAGCTGGAGGACGTGGCGGTGGTGCTGCTGCTGCCGCTCTTCTTCGCGTTCAGCGGCCTGCGCACCCAGGTGGGCCTGCTCAACACCCCGGAGAACTGGGCCATGTGCGGCCTCATCATCCTCCTGGCGTGCCTGGGCAAGTTCGGTGGCAGCGCGGTGGCCGCGCGCCTGACAGGCTCGCGCTGGCGCGAGGCGGGCGCCATCGGCATCCTGATGAACACGCGCGGGCTCATGGAGCTCATCGTCCTCAACCTCGGCCTGGACCTGGGCGTCATCTCGCCCACGCTCTTCACCATGATGGTGGTGATGGCGCTCGTCACCACGTTCCTCACCTCGCCGCTCCTGCGCGTCATCTACCCCCCCGAGGAGCTGGCCCTGGAGCGCGCCGTGCCCGTGGCCCCCGTGGCGGATGCCCCCGCGCCCTTCCGGCTGCTCATGTGCGTGTCCCATGGACAGACGGGCACGGGCATGGTGACGCTCGGCCGGGCGCTCACGGGGGGGACCCAGTCCCCCTCGGAGCTCTACGCCCTGCACCTGATTCCTCCGTCCGATCGCGCCTCCTTCCTCCTGCGCCACTCGCCCGACTCCCAGGGCACGCCGCACGGGGATGACAAGCAGGGCCCCATGGCGAACCTGCTCAGCCGGGCGAGCGAGTCGGGCCTCGACGTGCGCCCCCTGTCCTTCATGTCCGCCGAGCCGGGGCTCGACATCTGCCGCACCGCCGAGGCCAAGCAGGCGGACCTCATCGTGCTCGGCTGGCACAAGCCGCTCTTCGGGAAGACGGTGCTCGGCGGCACCGTGCACGAGGTGATGCGCGAGGCGAGCAGCGACGTGGCGGTGCTGGTGGACCGGGGCCTGGAGACGGTGCGCCGGGTGCTGGTGCCCTTCAACGGCAGCCGGCATGATCGGGCGGCGCTGGGGCTCGCGCGGCGCCTGCGCACGTGCGCGGGCGTGGAGGTGACGGTGCTGCATGTGACGTCGCCCGCGCTGCCCCACGGCCGCCCCACCTCGCTCACGCTCGTGCAGGAGCTCTTCCCCGAGTCCTCCGGCGGCGTGCACTTCAAGGTCGTGGCCCATGCCTCGCCCGAGGACGCCGTGCTCGCCGAGGCCTCGTCGGGCGGGTATGACCTGGTGGTGGTGGGCGTGGGCGCGGAGTGGGGCCTGGAGGGCCACCTCTTCGGCCTGCACCGCGAGCGCATCGTGAGCGACTCGAGGCTGTCCCTGCTCGTCGTCCGCCAGCCCCGGCCCGCCGAGGAGCCCGCGCACGCCGCGCAACGCGAGGAGGCGCCCGCGCCCTTGCGGCAGGCGAGCGGCACGCCCTCTTGA
- a CDS encoding helix-turn-helix domain-containing protein produces the protein MHLGATLRLLRVDAGLSLRDLARRIGVSSAYLSRVENGVDAVPTPERLAAIARELDVPSTLLMDVAHRLSPFVAHYLEEVPGASALLLDLARRRLTAEQLSRVRAFLDAEFPVRAAWPDAPVPALAPVLAPGRMVLRMTCGALEDALDVAAGRLAADLPGVSASRLVAELRRREAESSNAVGNGVAVPHAYVANTPPLAALVTLARPLQVETPDDVPLRMLVVLVGGERGPTWLARLAHVARLASHGLAERLADVEQASQVHERLAELESPR, from the coding sequence ATGCACCTGGGAGCCACCCTCCGGCTGTTGCGAGTGGACGCGGGCCTGAGCCTGCGCGACCTGGCGCGCCGCATCGGCGTGTCCAGCGCCTACCTGAGCCGGGTGGAGAACGGCGTGGACGCCGTGCCCACCCCCGAGCGGCTCGCCGCGATCGCGCGCGAGCTGGACGTGCCCTCCACGCTGCTCATGGACGTGGCGCACCGGCTCAGCCCCTTCGTGGCCCACTACCTGGAGGAAGTGCCCGGCGCGAGCGCGCTCCTGCTCGACCTGGCGCGCAGGCGGCTCACCGCGGAGCAGCTCTCGCGCGTGCGCGCCTTCCTCGACGCCGAGTTCCCCGTGCGCGCGGCGTGGCCGGACGCCCCGGTGCCCGCGCTCGCCCCGGTGCTCGCCCCGGGCCGCATGGTGCTGCGCATGACGTGCGGCGCGCTCGAGGATGCCCTGGACGTGGCGGCCGGACGGCTCGCGGCGGACCTGCCCGGGGTGAGCGCGTCCCGGCTCGTGGCGGAGCTGCGGCGGCGCGAGGCCGAGTCCTCCAATGCCGTGGGCAATGGCGTGGCCGTGCCCCATGCCTACGTGGCGAACACTCCCCCGCTCGCGGCCCTGGTGACGCTCGCGCGGCCCCTCCAGGTGGAGACACCGGACGACGTGCCCTTGCGGATGCTGGTGGTGCTCGTGGGCGGAGAGCGCGGGCCCACCTGGCTCGCGCGGCTCGCGCACGTGGCTCGCCTGGCGAGCCACGGCCTGGCCGAGCGGCTCGCCGACGTGGAGCAGGCCTCCCAGGTCCACGAGCGGCTGGCGGAGCTGGAATCCCCGCGCTGA
- a CDS encoding response regulator — translation MLPCPSPILVVEQHPDVRTVIHAALEHEGYTSVPAPSTSRALRALGWMDRPGLILLDELLEEGDREGFIQFIRESRSLRVVPIVLLSVGGVHHPVAGIQAILRKPFHLDTLIDVVEAHCLH, via the coding sequence ATGCTCCCATGTCCCAGTCCCATCCTGGTGGTGGAGCAGCACCCGGATGTCCGCACGGTCATCCATGCCGCCCTGGAACATGAAGGGTACACCTCCGTCCCGGCGCCGAGCACCAGCAGGGCCTTGCGTGCCCTGGGATGGATGGATCGGCCGGGGCTCATCCTGTTGGACGAGCTGCTGGAGGAGGGAGACCGCGAGGGCTTCATCCAGTTCATCCGGGAGAGCCGCTCGCTGAGGGTGGTGCCCATCGTCCTGCTGTCGGTGGGCGGCGTGCACCACCCCGTCGCGGGAATCCAGGCCATCCTGCGCAAGCCCTTCCACCTGGACACGTTGATCGACGTCGTCGAGGCGCACTGCCTGCATTAG
- a CDS encoding response regulator transcription factor, giving the protein MPAHALPILLVESHLEVLASILDALEFEGYRVMAARSEGEAWKRLEGMGRPGLVLLDGALEEAGRARLLRRFQEEGVPVVLLAANDEPLEPGPRAVLRKPFHLDTLYATVAAHGPPRGAPRFTRGNRDAGFFPGECGSFVLSSL; this is encoded by the coding sequence ATGCCCGCTCACGCCCTTCCCATCCTGCTGGTCGAGTCGCACCTCGAGGTCCTGGCGTCGATCCTCGATGCCCTGGAGTTCGAGGGGTACCGGGTGATGGCCGCGCGGAGCGAGGGCGAGGCCTGGAAGCGGCTGGAGGGGATGGGCCGGCCCGGACTCGTGTTGCTGGACGGAGCGTTGGAGGAGGCCGGGCGGGCGCGACTGCTGCGGCGTTTCCAGGAGGAAGGCGTGCCCGTGGTGCTGCTCGCCGCGAACGACGAGCCCCTGGAGCCGGGGCCGCGGGCGGTGCTGCGCAAACCGTTCCACCTCGACACGCTCTACGCCACCGTGGCGGCCCATGGGCCGCCGCGTGGAGCGCCCCGGTTCACCCGGGGAAACAGGGACGCGGGATTTTTCCCCGGGGAGTGCGGCTCTTTCGTCCTGTCGTCCCTTTGA
- a CDS encoding PAS domain-containing sensor histidine kinase has product MSQPPSIPPGDRQSPERTDGGEVDFQAAWERERTARLRAEEALALERAASAHRPAEDQEERERFFRLAPDMFCVAGMDGYFRRINAAFSRTLGWSEEELLDRPFFDLVHPEDREATHAEVAKLSRGVPTLRFENRYRCKDGGYKWLAWATSPIPALGLLYAAARDITEHKRMEEQARIRADFEQKLIGIVSHDLRNPLGVILLGTTHLLRRQDLDPKVLEIITRIAASTQRCTRLVRDLLDFTQARLGMGIPLTPRASDLEALVRQGVEEVGASAPGREFRLSAEGDLRGTWDPDRLAQVVANLLSNAAKYSPGDTPIGITLRGEEAQVTLEVHNQGDPIPERLRARLFEPMQRGAPGADTTSRSVGLGLYIVKHLVEAHGGSVSARSVGGEGTRFTVRLPRAPPPASSLEPTR; this is encoded by the coding sequence ATGAGCCAGCCTCCATCGATACCGCCTGGAGACCGACAGAGCCCCGAGCGGACGGACGGCGGAGAAGTCGATTTCCAGGCCGCCTGGGAGCGGGAGCGCACGGCGCGGCTGCGCGCCGAGGAGGCGCTCGCCCTTGAACGGGCCGCCTCCGCCCACAGACCCGCCGAGGACCAGGAGGAGCGCGAGCGCTTCTTCCGCCTGGCCCCGGACATGTTCTGCGTGGCGGGCATGGACGGCTACTTCCGGCGCATCAACGCCGCCTTCTCCCGCACGCTCGGCTGGAGCGAGGAGGAATTGCTCGACCGGCCCTTCTTCGACCTCGTGCACCCCGAGGACCGCGAGGCCACGCACGCCGAGGTCGCCAAGCTCTCCCGGGGCGTGCCCACGCTGCGCTTCGAGAACCGCTACCGCTGCAAGGACGGCGGCTACAAGTGGTTGGCCTGGGCCACCAGCCCCATCCCCGCGCTGGGGTTGCTCTACGCGGCCGCGCGCGACATCACCGAGCACAAGCGCATGGAGGAGCAGGCGCGCATCCGCGCGGACTTCGAGCAGAAGCTCATCGGCATCGTCTCGCACGATCTGCGCAACCCCCTGGGCGTCATCCTGCTCGGGACCACCCACCTGCTGCGGCGCCAGGACCTGGACCCGAAGGTGCTCGAGATCATCACCCGCATCGCGGCGAGTACCCAGCGCTGCACCCGGCTGGTGCGGGATCTGCTCGACTTCACCCAGGCGCGGCTGGGGATGGGCATCCCCCTCACGCCGCGCGCGTCCGATCTGGAAGCGCTGGTGCGCCAGGGCGTGGAGGAGGTGGGCGCGAGCGCGCCCGGGCGCGAGTTCCGCCTGAGCGCCGAGGGCGACCTCCGGGGGACGTGGGATCCCGACCGGCTCGCGCAGGTGGTCGCCAATCTGCTGTCCAACGCGGCGAAGTACAGCCCCGGGGACACGCCCATCGGCATCACCCTTCGGGGCGAGGAGGCCCAGGTGACGCTCGAGGTGCACAACCAGGGCGACCCCATCCCGGAGCGCCTCCGGGCCCGCCTCTTCGAGCCCATGCAACGGGGAGCGCCCGGCGCCGATACCACCAGCCGCAGCGTGGGGCTCGGACTGTACATCGTCAAACACCTCGTCGAGGCGCACGGAGGCTCGGTCTCGGCGCGCTCCGTCGGAGGCGAGGGCACGCGCTTCACGGTACGGCTGCCACGCGCTCCCCCGCCCGCCTCCTCTCTCGAACCAACGAGGTAG
- a CDS encoding chemotaxis protein CheW produces the protein MVIPSPREVLLFTLEEQRYALPVEDVRELVRAVRLTPLPQAPDVVEGLFNLRGELIPVLDLRRRFRLSARRLRPSDHFIIAQAGPRPVALRVDRAEGLLRLEADTLDATPRHLPGVGYVAGALKLPDGLVLLHDLRTFLSEAEALKLNAALVKEESSR, from the coding sequence ATGGTGATACCGAGCCCCCGCGAGGTCCTTCTCTTCACGTTGGAGGAGCAACGCTATGCGTTGCCCGTGGAGGACGTGCGCGAGTTGGTCCGGGCGGTGCGCCTCACCCCCCTGCCCCAGGCCCCGGACGTGGTGGAGGGGCTGTTCAACCTGCGCGGCGAGCTCATCCCCGTGCTCGATCTGCGCCGGCGCTTCCGGCTGTCGGCCCGGCGGCTGCGGCCCTCGGACCACTTCATCATCGCCCAGGCGGGGCCGCGCCCGGTGGCGCTCCGGGTGGATCGGGCCGAGGGACTGCTGCGGCTGGAGGCGGACACGCTGGACGCCACGCCCCGGCACCTGCCCGGGGTGGGCTACGTGGCGGGCGCCCTCAAACTGCCCGATGGGCTCGTGCTGTTGCACGACCTGCGCACCTTCCTGTCCGAGGCCGAGGCGCTGAAACTCAACGCGGCGCTCGTGAAGGAGGAGTCCTCTCGGTGA
- a CDS encoding CheR family methyltransferase, translating into MSDHSPAWRHPGYVAVLDLVSARAGLLPPSCPPAAMEGIDRAMARAGLANDFATYLAKLEQDASAFDDLMVELTVGETYFFRNPEHFDFVRQEVLPDLETRRGPEHTVRGWSAGCASGEEPYSLAVLLMKEGYGSRMQVRGTDVSRAALSRCEVASYGEWSLRGPWTEQMRPYLRAQGKRYTLAPEVRDHVRFGYLNLAENTWPSHAQGIWSMDIIFCRNVLIYFNRPTIEEVARRLYASLAEGGFLITGPSDPPLMGLAPFETLVTEWGIVYHRPDADRPLQRPVFHSPVQVVPPSVPAPAPPPPLPPPPPPPLPPPPPPPLPPPPPPPLESARAEPPAPTGHGLEEAQGALARGDWREAARLASALPEDPHAVAVAIRALANFDAPAALRACGEASTRHPLAVEPRYLESVVLLGLGRLSESERAARQALYLEPGLAVAHLLLGHVLRRQGDLAGARRSFTTAATLCATLPPEEPVPLADGERADRLVKVAREELERLEASLEGD; encoded by the coding sequence GTGAGTGATCACTCGCCAGCCTGGCGCCATCCGGGCTACGTGGCGGTGCTCGACCTGGTCTCCGCGCGCGCCGGACTGCTGCCCCCCAGCTGCCCTCCCGCCGCCATGGAGGGCATCGACCGGGCCATGGCCCGCGCGGGACTGGCCAACGACTTCGCCACCTACCTGGCGAAGCTCGAGCAGGACGCGTCCGCGTTCGATGACCTCATGGTGGAGCTGACCGTGGGGGAGACGTACTTCTTCCGCAACCCCGAGCACTTCGACTTCGTGCGCCAGGAAGTGCTGCCGGACCTGGAGACGCGCCGGGGCCCGGAGCACACGGTGCGCGGCTGGAGCGCGGGGTGCGCCTCGGGCGAGGAGCCCTACTCGCTCGCGGTGCTGCTCATGAAGGAGGGCTACGGCTCGCGCATGCAGGTGCGGGGCACGGACGTGTCGCGCGCGGCGCTCTCTCGCTGCGAGGTGGCCAGCTACGGCGAGTGGTCCCTGCGCGGCCCCTGGACGGAGCAGATGCGGCCCTACCTGCGCGCCCAGGGCAAGCGCTACACGCTCGCCCCCGAGGTGCGCGACCACGTGCGCTTCGGCTACCTGAACCTCGCGGAGAACACCTGGCCGTCCCATGCCCAGGGCATCTGGAGCATGGACATCATCTTCTGCCGCAACGTCCTCATCTACTTCAACCGCCCCACCATCGAGGAGGTGGCCCGGCGGCTGTACGCCTCGCTCGCCGAGGGCGGCTTCCTCATCACCGGCCCGTCGGACCCCCCGCTCATGGGGCTCGCGCCCTTCGAGACGCTCGTCACCGAGTGGGGCATCGTCTACCACCGGCCCGACGCGGACCGGCCCCTGCAACGCCCGGTGTTCCACTCCCCCGTCCAGGTGGTTCCCCCCTCGGTCCCGGCACCAGCCCCGCCGCCTCCGCTGCCGCCACCCCCTCCGCCTCCGCTGCCGCCACCCCCGCCGCCTCCGCTCCCGCCACCCCCTCCGCCGCCCCTCGAGTCCGCGCGCGCCGAGCCCCCCGCGCCCACCGGACATGGACTGGAGGAGGCCCAGGGTGCCCTCGCCCGCGGCGACTGGCGCGAGGCGGCGCGGCTGGCCAGCGCCCTGCCCGAGGATCCCCACGCCGTGGCGGTGGCCATCCGCGCCCTGGCCAACTTCGACGCGCCGGCCGCCCTGCGCGCCTGTGGCGAGGCCAGCACGCGCCATCCGCTCGCCGTGGAGCCGCGCTACCTGGAGTCCGTGGTGTTGCTGGGACTCGGCCGCTTGAGCGAGTCCGAGCGCGCCGCGCGCCAGGCGCTCTACCTCGAACCGGGCCTGGCCGTGGCGCACCTGCTGCTCGGCCACGTCCTGAGGCGCCAGGGGGACCTGGCCGGCGCCCGGCGCTCCTTCACCACCGCGGCCACCCTGTGCGCCACGCTGCCCCCCGAGGAGCCCGTGCCCCTGGCCGACGGTGAGCGCGCGGACCGGTTGGTGAAGGTGGCTCGCGAGGAACTCGAACGGTTGGAAGCCTCCCTGGAGGGTGACTGA
- a CDS encoding chemotaxis protein CheW has product MAGDEDMKEGGLDWAAAYRRLDRLAAATDAAATTDPEQEREVMDERARRLARTVSARATPGHLLELVHFHAGEQDYALETRFVREVLRSSEQRVTLPGAPEQLRGVVLLHGEVLAVVELSPLFGRPAPTHHGPVLVVGQGRAELGLRADRVEEVLSVSRDALLPPPPALGAQERTLVAGLTREGIIVLEGEALLRDGRLFFDLSEERVS; this is encoded by the coding sequence ATGGCGGGTGACGAGGACATGAAGGAGGGGGGACTGGACTGGGCCGCGGCCTACCGGCGGCTGGACCGGCTCGCGGCCGCCACGGACGCGGCCGCCACGACCGACCCCGAGCAGGAGCGGGAGGTGATGGACGAGCGCGCGCGCCGGCTCGCCCGGACCGTCAGCGCTCGGGCCACGCCCGGCCACCTGCTGGAGCTCGTCCACTTCCACGCGGGCGAGCAGGACTACGCGCTGGAGACGCGCTTCGTGCGCGAGGTGCTGCGCAGCTCCGAGCAGCGCGTCACCCTGCCGGGCGCGCCCGAGCAGCTGCGCGGCGTGGTGCTGCTGCACGGCGAGGTGCTGGCGGTGGTGGAGCTCTCGCCGCTGTTCGGCCGGCCCGCGCCCACCCATCACGGACCGGTGCTGGTGGTGGGGCAGGGCCGCGCGGAGCTGGGCCTGCGCGCCGATCGGGTGGAGGAGGTGCTCAGCGTCTCGCGCGACGCGCTCCTGCCACCGCCGCCCGCGCTCGGTGCCCAGGAGCGCACACTCGTGGCGGGCCTCACCCGGGAGGGAATCATCGTGCTGGAGGGCGAGGCCCTCTTGAGGGATGGTCGACTCTTCTTCGACCTCTCCGAGGAAAGGGTTTCATGA